In Chryseobacterium oranimense, a single window of DNA contains:
- a CDS encoding RHS repeat-associated core domain-containing protein, whose amino-acid sequence MRKKLSLFVVLLIGMANLVNAQGIGQTAGAFSVSLSGGASYSIPIKNLPGIKDVAPSISLDYSSQAGNGIAGWGWNISGLSSIIRTASNRFHDGGIDPVDLDEKDRFVMDGQKLILKSGTYGGNAEYQLENYSNIKVVSVASSDPYTPSYFLVYHPNGSVAKYAWDYGSDVFNYRMVSMEDVKHNTISFTYSVGYIEAIDYGGNSSAGTPNVNKIKFSYNNAARTENTQFYGGMSKNISRKLDKIEVLANNQLFRKYQLEYNTTSLNYDRLIKVQEYNSSNESIAPVTFEYDTTDNGITNNSKTITNVSPAFDNSSWQYVSGYFDHDGALDFMTYPNSKDKLYRFNSSQLMNSTSNVAGGMISVSKFSDIFTSKLVLSNNKFYNLDAITTVSDGLLAMDQETVKLNNYISNTSYSSLDLAFTNTFIFPAAYNQRCYPIGGDDVYYSRIPKRYISGDFDGDGITDVLALSLPYTVYYPTICSGGPSGPVIDPNPFPGETIPTHCCQESYTMSGSSAYLLKLNASDPSDQQPMSIGYTDAISSASKLYVADFDGDGKSDLYVINSGKMYVFTVEDNVFKLVHETTDSYLNSQLNSDLPVFVADFNGDGKTDVVVPRGNANTTWFFFTANGKHFNGSAKDIGMNYYKPQVINTCYPDGSGGNLCGYMLQQYFYTFADINGDGKADAFYHDILTPYNYPQGGQAYNYPYLNYGDNYSIRDKGGVRYNIGSDSFGLPNFSGYIDGWQNNFTYGGAINKGTPIFLSNSSVTNQNLDYAFFGGDKIKYVSFKKDNRIDTSLKRIKENGITTTITYSPLIDNGSGIYTADNEEVYPFANINISPSTQIVSKVTRSANGEEKIQDYKYKGAVTNLDGLGFLGYKGVATSSVYGGDITKKLWTITKQSPQKRSANVESYLLNDFVDFNSPSNFITKSTKVYNTSLLPNKVFVNLISQAAKIDNLTGVTKTTFYDIYDSFNNLTKLREVAPGGEKVTLFEFDNNQAGVSNQYYIGRPTKKSETQTLGSESYSTEQVFVYANSLLSQVKKKGNNTDYVTEDYEYDAFGNVNKKTLTAVGMVPRIEKTQYDPSGRFVTKLTNTIGFEDNMIYDTNFGLLLSKTNHLNQTITYSYDGWQKKTKETDFYNKETKYFYDWINSGEFINGIKLRTEAPTGAVKETFADIWGRNRVESELSINDKWINVRTEYDILDRAYKVSDPYFSTSSPTRWTSTEVDDYGRVKKVTLPSGKTVSSTYSGLSVTVTEGQKTQTITSDAWGNKVKMVDNGGEINYTYFANGNVKSSNYGGHIVSTEQDGWGRKTKLTDPSIDGDRTYTYDAIGQLTKEEDSKGKTTYVYDQYGRTISKKILGDNTDISIDYTYKPNGLLESEIGMANGMSNSFTYEYDDYFRTKTKVEDLGNIIVTKKYTYDVFGRIGTEFTETKSGSAVSFVNIEKLYASCGIMDKIKDITSGVIIWKNNQINEKGQILSATLGNGVQMNNSYDSNYYLSGINHVNANNIAVLDNAYSFNAMLGTLASRSNNSIQPGGWNETFEYDNLQRLVSWTDPSGTQTQSYDNYGRINNSSTVGDYKYDSASRYRKKGINLNPIGDSYYSVNQLQEIEYNANRLPIHISHDGIKKMVFGYNIHENRSSAMSGYEPGFLIYTKHKYYSDDKSVEAYSFNLTGRPNGTFINKKIITYIGGDAYSAPAMQVQEFTVSGFTKTNIYYLHRDFQGSLLAITDQNGNVQERRHFDAWGNLVKLTNEAGAPISSRNMITERGYTGHEHLFEVGLIHMNARLYDPKLHTFLSTDNYIQDPLNTQSYNRYGYVLNNPLMYTDPSGEFAFIPILIGMAYGALVSAAIAVVTYSIPALLNGSWNLKGLGTSVLYGAISGAITGGIGAAAAQMAGSFWQSATMNMLTSVASQVGTGVAMGDSIGWGTIAAGVVSGYMGAKMSEWQAIDGNWLANATGELVYNAGKGAILGGVSGTVAAALSGKDMGEGMKKGMINGAYGAASQSFAMTVTFGATFIPDKTKLEQVEKMSKKTGVSSEGIRWRKGGLYQVLQPLWTSGGSKREVTWGNNVAVFNSTDADTYGHEFGHIIQVRTQGWSVMQGNGIWDQVVTGQASYTTPGTNEYGAERALQNVGGCTIFAKDGNCYKLN is encoded by the coding sequence ATGAGAAAAAAACTCTCACTATTTGTCGTGCTTTTAATAGGCATGGCAAACCTTGTGAATGCTCAGGGTATAGGACAGACTGCGGGGGCTTTTTCCGTATCCTTAAGTGGAGGAGCCAGCTATTCTATTCCTATTAAAAATTTACCGGGGATAAAAGATGTTGCACCCAGTATTTCCCTGGATTATTCCAGTCAGGCTGGAAACGGTATAGCCGGATGGGGATGGAACATCAGTGGACTATCTTCAATTATAAGAACGGCATCCAACAGATTCCATGATGGAGGAATAGACCCGGTGGATCTGGATGAAAAGGACAGATTTGTTATGGATGGGCAGAAGCTGATTCTGAAATCGGGAACCTATGGAGGAAATGCTGAATACCAACTAGAAAATTATTCCAATATAAAGGTGGTTTCTGTTGCTTCTTCAGATCCGTATACACCGTCTTACTTTTTAGTTTATCATCCTAACGGTTCTGTTGCCAAATATGCCTGGGACTACGGGTCAGATGTATTTAACTACAGAATGGTTTCTATGGAGGATGTAAAACATAATACCATCAGCTTTACGTATTCTGTAGGATATATTGAAGCTATAGATTATGGTGGCAATTCTTCTGCGGGAACTCCCAATGTCAATAAGATAAAGTTTTCTTACAACAATGCCGCACGTACTGAGAACACTCAGTTCTATGGAGGAATGTCTAAAAACATTTCCAGAAAACTTGATAAGATAGAAGTGCTGGCCAATAATCAGCTTTTCCGTAAATATCAGCTGGAATATAACACCACATCACTGAATTATGATCGTCTTATAAAAGTTCAGGAATATAACAGCAGCAATGAATCTATTGCACCGGTAACTTTTGAATATGATACAACGGATAACGGAATCACAAATAATTCCAAAACAATAACCAATGTTTCTCCAGCTTTTGATAACAGCAGCTGGCAGTATGTTTCAGGGTACTTTGATCATGACGGTGCTCTGGATTTTATGACCTATCCGAATTCAAAGGATAAACTTTACCGGTTTAACTCCAGCCAGCTGATGAATTCTACCTCGAATGTAGCAGGGGGAATGATCAGTGTGTCTAAGTTTTCGGATATTTTTACTTCTAAACTGGTACTTAGCAATAATAAATTTTACAACCTTGATGCTATTACCACGGTTTCAGACGGCCTGTTGGCTATGGACCAGGAAACTGTTAAACTGAATAATTATATTTCAAATACTTCCTACAGTTCTTTGGATCTTGCATTTACCAATACCTTTATTTTTCCTGCGGCTTACAACCAGAGGTGTTATCCTATAGGGGGAGATGATGTATATTATTCAAGAATCCCTAAAAGATATATCAGCGGAGATTTTGACGGGGATGGCATTACAGATGTTTTGGCTCTGTCTCTTCCTTATACGGTATATTATCCTACAATATGTAGTGGAGGACCTTCAGGACCTGTTATAGATCCCAATCCTTTTCCGGGAGAAACTATTCCTACGCACTGTTGCCAGGAAAGTTACACCATGTCCGGATCCAGCGCTTACCTGCTGAAGCTTAATGCTAGTGACCCTTCAGATCAGCAGCCAATGAGTATTGGGTATACCGACGCGATCAGTTCTGCGTCAAAATTATATGTTGCTGATTTTGATGGGGATGGGAAATCTGATCTGTATGTGATCAACAGCGGGAAAATGTATGTCTTTACGGTAGAGGACAATGTTTTCAAGCTTGTTCATGAAACAACAGATAGCTACTTAAACAGTCAGTTAAATTCAGATTTACCTGTTTTTGTAGCAGATTTTAACGGAGACGGCAAAACGGATGTTGTGGTTCCGAGAGGAAATGCCAATACTACATGGTTCTTCTTTACGGCGAATGGAAAGCATTTTAACGGTTCTGCAAAAGATATCGGCATGAACTATTACAAACCTCAGGTGATCAACACATGTTATCCTGATGGCTCTGGCGGTAATTTATGCGGATATATGCTCCAGCAGTATTTTTATACCTTTGCAGATATTAATGGTGATGGAAAAGCAGATGCTTTCTACCACGATATTCTTACACCATACAACTATCCACAGGGAGGACAAGCTTATAATTATCCTTATCTGAATTATGGAGATAATTATTCTATCAGAGATAAAGGAGGAGTAAGATATAATATAGGAAGCGACTCTTTCGGATTGCCTAATTTTTCCGGATATATCGACGGATGGCAAAATAATTTCACTTATGGAGGAGCAATCAACAAAGGAACACCAATTTTCCTGAGCAACTCAAGTGTTACCAACCAAAATCTGGACTATGCCTTTTTCGGCGGAGATAAAATCAAATATGTTTCTTTCAAAAAAGATAACCGTATTGATACATCTCTGAAAAGGATCAAGGAAAATGGTATTACAACCACCATTACCTACAGTCCTCTTATTGATAATGGTAGCGGTATTTACACGGCGGATAATGAAGAAGTATATCCTTTTGCGAATATTAATATTTCACCATCTACACAGATTGTAAGTAAAGTGACCAGAAGTGCTAATGGTGAAGAAAAAATTCAGGATTATAAATACAAAGGAGCAGTAACCAATCTGGATGGTTTAGGATTCCTTGGATATAAAGGGGTTGCCACTTCTTCGGTATACGGTGGTGATATCACTAAAAAACTATGGACGATAACCAAACAATCACCTCAGAAAAGAAGTGCAAATGTTGAATCTTATCTTCTGAATGATTTTGTTGATTTTAATTCACCTTCCAATTTTATCACAAAAAGTACAAAAGTTTACAACACCTCTTTATTACCTAATAAAGTATTTGTCAATCTGATTTCACAGGCTGCAAAAATTGATAACTTAACAGGTGTTACCAAAACTACTTTTTATGATATCTATGACAGCTTCAATAACCTTACCAAGCTTAGAGAAGTTGCTCCTGGCGGAGAAAAAGTAACACTCTTTGAATTTGATAATAATCAGGCAGGAGTTTCCAATCAGTATTATATAGGAAGACCTACCAAAAAAAGCGAAACCCAGACACTCGGAAGTGAATCTTATTCTACCGAGCAGGTCTTTGTGTACGCCAACAGCCTTTTGAGTCAGGTAAAGAAAAAAGGAAACAATACGGATTATGTAACAGAAGATTACGAATATGATGCATTCGGAAATGTTAATAAAAAAACTTTAACAGCAGTGGGAATGGTACCGAGAATAGAAAAAACTCAGTACGACCCTTCCGGAAGATTTGTAACAAAGCTTACCAATACAATTGGTTTTGAAGATAACATGATCTATGATACGAACTTCGGTCTGCTGCTTTCTAAAACCAATCATCTCAACCAGACCATCACCTATTCATATGATGGCTGGCAGAAGAAAACCAAAGAAACAGATTTCTATAATAAAGAAACCAAATATTTCTATGACTGGATTAATTCCGGTGAATTTATAAACGGGATCAAGCTGAGAACGGAAGCACCTACAGGAGCTGTAAAAGAAACATTTGCGGATATCTGGGGAAGAAATCGTGTAGAAAGTGAATTGAGTATCAATGACAAATGGATCAATGTAAGAACAGAGTATGATATATTGGACAGAGCATACAAAGTAAGTGACCCGTATTTCTCAACATCTTCTCCTACAAGATGGACATCCACTGAAGTAGATGATTATGGCAGAGTGAAAAAAGTAACATTGCCTAGCGGAAAAACGGTTTCTTCAACATACAGTGGCCTGTCAGTAACAGTTACCGAAGGACAGAAAACGCAGACCATTACAAGTGATGCGTGGGGGAATAAAGTTAAAATGGTAGATAACGGCGGTGAAATTAACTATACTTATTTCGCTAACGGTAATGTAAAATCCTCTAATTACGGTGGACATATTGTTTCAACAGAGCAGGATGGATGGGGAAGAAAAACCAAGCTTACAGACCCGTCTATAGATGGTGACCGTACCTATACCTATGATGCTATCGGGCAGCTTACCAAAGAAGAAGATTCTAAAGGTAAAACAACATATGTTTATGACCAGTACGGAAGAACTATTTCCAAAAAAATTCTGGGAGACAATACAGACATCAGCATTGATTATACTTATAAGCCTAACGGATTGCTGGAATCAGAAATCGGAATGGCAAACGGAATGTCTAATTCATTCACCTATGAATATGATGACTATTTCAGAACCAAGACAAAAGTAGAAGACCTTGGGAATATCATTGTCACAAAAAAATATACATATGACGTCTTTGGGAGAATAGGAACAGAATTTACGGAAACCAAATCTGGGAGCGCTGTAAGTTTTGTGAATATTGAGAAATTGTATGCTTCGTGCGGAATTATGGATAAGATTAAAGACATCACTTCAGGCGTGATTATCTGGAAAAATAATCAGATTAATGAGAAAGGACAGATTCTGAGTGCTACATTAGGAAATGGAGTGCAGATGAATAACTCGTACGATTCCAATTATTATTTGTCAGGTATTAATCATGTCAATGCCAATAATATTGCCGTTCTGGATAATGCCTACAGCTTTAATGCAATGCTGGGAACATTGGCATCAAGATCCAATAATTCAATTCAGCCGGGAGGTTGGAATGAAACCTTTGAGTATGATAATTTGCAGCGATTGGTGTCATGGACGGATCCTTCAGGAACCCAGACTCAGAGCTATGATAACTATGGGAGAATCAACAACAGCAGCACCGTTGGTGATTATAAATATGACTCAGCGAGCAGATACCGTAAGAAAGGAATCAATTTAAATCCGATAGGGGATTCTTATTACAGCGTAAATCAGCTTCAGGAGATCGAATATAATGCGAACAGGCTGCCGATACATATTTCTCATGACGGAATTAAAAAGATGGTATTTGGCTATAATATTCATGAGAACAGATCGTCAGCAATGTCAGGCTATGAACCTGGATTCCTGATTTATACAAAGCATAAATATTATTCTGATGATAAAAGTGTTGAAGCTTACAGTTTTAACCTGACAGGAAGACCTAACGGGACTTTCATTAATAAAAAGATTATTACTTACATAGGTGGGGATGCCTATTCGGCTCCCGCAATGCAGGTTCAGGAGTTTACCGTTTCAGGATTTACCAAAACAAACATTTACTATCTGCACAGAGATTTTCAGGGATCATTACTTGCAATCACGGATCAGAATGGAAATGTACAGGAAAGAAGGCATTTTGATGCTTGGGGTAATTTAGTTAAGTTAACCAACGAGGCCGGTGCCCCTATCAGTTCCAGAAATATGATTACTGAAAGAGGGTATACCGGACATGAGCATTTATTTGAAGTTGGTCTTATTCATATGAATGCAAGGCTTTATGATCCTAAACTGCATACATTCTTATCTACGGATAATTATATTCAGGATCCGCTGAATACACAAAGCTATAACAGGTATGGTTACGTTTTAAATAATCCGTTAATGTATACCGATCCAAGCGGAGAATTTGCCTTTATCCCTATTCTGATAGGAATGGCATACGGAGCGCTTGTAAGTGCTGCTATTGCAGTGGTAACCTATTCTATTCCTGCCCTGTTAAATGGATCTTGGAATCTGAAAGGACTCGGAACTTCTGTTTTATATGGGGCCATTTCCGGGGCTATTACCGGAGGTATTGGGGCGGCAGCCGCCCAGATGGCGGGATCCTTCTGGCAGAGTGCTACCATGAATATGCTGACAAGCGTTGCTTCTCAGGTAGGTACCGGAGTGGCCATGGGAGACAGCATTGGCTGGGGAACTATTGCAGCAGGTGTTGTAAGCGGTTATATGGGAGCCAAAATGAGCGAATGGCAGGCAATTGATGGAAACTGGCTGGCTAATGCAACCGGAGAACTTGTATATAATGCCGGTAAAGGTGCTATATTAGGAGGTGTATCAGGGACAGTGGCGGCTGCCTTAAGTGGAAAAGATATGGGAGAAGGTATGAAAAAAGGAATGATTAACGGTGCTTACGGCGCTGCTTCTCAGAGTTTTGCAATGACCGTTACCTTCGGAGCTACGTTTATTCCGGATAAAACGAAACTTGAGCAGGTGGAAAAAATGTCTAAAAAAACAGGTGTTTCATCGGAAGGAATAAGATGGAGAAAGGGAGGACTTTATCAGGTTTTACAACCACTTTGGACAAGTGGTGGAAGCAAGAGAGAAGTGACATGGGGTAATAATGTCGCTGTATTCAATAGTACAGATGCGGATACTTACGGGCATGAGTTCGGACATATCATTCAGGTTAGAACCCAAGGCTGGTCAGTAATGCAGGGGAACGGAATCTGGGATCAGGTGGTTACCGGGCAGGCAAGTTACACGACACCGGGAACTAATGAATATGGAGCAGAACGAGCCCTTCAGAATGTAGGAGGATGTACTATTTTTGCTAAAGATGGCAATTGCTATAAACTAAATTAA